A genomic segment from Actinoplanes sichuanensis encodes:
- a CDS encoding MFS transporter — translation MTTGGPSPVVTPTSVLPRGVLAGYALGSLVTGAFGTVPGLLLLPYLTDTLGVAAGVAGLLVLLPKAWDVIVNPVAGRISDRRGSRRPFLLVAGLLLGLLFAAIFVAPFPSGAASGAYVAVAFLTAATAFAFFQVPYVAMPAELTDGYAERTRLMTWRVAVLALAILVSGALAPLVVELTGGGREGHRWSGAFVGALIVVGTLATFFGTRKAQSRQAGESEPSLRAQLRVANGNAPFRALLICWIVQAAGIGTMLAGVKYFADHVLVQESGATFLFAAFVGPALLVMPLWTAVGRRHGKLRSLAAASLLFALAALTLVAAPSLPAVAVYLIVAVVGAGYAGQQVFAMAMLPDCIAHDTERTGRRQAGVFTGLWTAGETLGLALGPGIYALILQIFGYASSATGESAAQSDSARLGVLLGFTVLPAVLVGVAVVLLRRYDDRPDAGGDPVDKSALWTTDGSAPERG, via the coding sequence TAACCCCGACGAGTGTCCTGCCGCGCGGTGTTTTGGCTGGATATGCGCTTGGGTCACTGGTCACTGGCGCCTTCGGTACGGTGCCCGGTTTGCTTCTTCTGCCTTATCTGACCGACACCCTGGGTGTCGCCGCCGGTGTGGCCGGATTACTGGTTCTCCTACCGAAGGCATGGGACGTCATCGTCAACCCGGTCGCCGGCCGGATCTCCGACCGCCGGGGTTCGCGCCGGCCGTTCCTGTTGGTTGCCGGGCTACTTCTCGGACTCCTCTTCGCCGCGATCTTCGTGGCCCCCTTCCCGAGCGGTGCCGCCTCCGGCGCGTACGTCGCGGTGGCCTTCCTGACCGCCGCCACCGCTTTCGCGTTCTTCCAGGTCCCCTACGTCGCGATGCCGGCCGAACTCACCGACGGCTATGCCGAGCGCACCCGCCTGATGACCTGGCGGGTCGCCGTCCTGGCCCTCGCCATCCTGGTCTCCGGCGCTCTCGCGCCGCTCGTCGTCGAACTCACCGGCGGCGGCCGGGAGGGACACCGATGGTCCGGCGCCTTCGTCGGCGCACTCATCGTCGTGGGCACGCTCGCCACCTTCTTCGGTACGCGCAAAGCCCAGTCCCGCCAAGCCGGCGAATCCGAGCCGAGCCTCCGGGCCCAACTCCGCGTGGCCAACGGCAACGCACCCTTCCGTGCCCTGCTGATCTGCTGGATCGTCCAGGCCGCGGGCATCGGCACCATGCTCGCCGGAGTCAAATACTTCGCCGACCATGTCCTCGTCCAGGAGTCCGGCGCGACCTTCCTGTTCGCCGCGTTCGTCGGCCCGGCCCTGCTGGTGATGCCGCTGTGGACCGCGGTCGGCCGCCGGCACGGCAAACTCCGCTCCCTGGCCGCCGCCTCGCTGCTCTTCGCCCTGGCCGCGCTCACGCTCGTGGCCGCCCCGTCGCTACCCGCGGTCGCCGTCTACCTGATCGTCGCCGTGGTCGGCGCCGGATATGCCGGCCAGCAGGTCTTCGCCATGGCGATGCTGCCGGACTGCATCGCCCACGACACCGAGCGCACCGGCCGTCGCCAGGCGGGCGTCTTCACCGGCCTGTGGACCGCGGGGGAGACCTTGGGTCTGGCTCTCGGGCCCGGTATCTACGCATTGATCCTCCAAATCTTCGGTTACGCCTCCTCGGCCACCGGCGAATCGGCAGCTCAGAGCGACAGCGCACGGCTCGGGGTACTGCTCGGTTTCACGGTCCTGCCGGCCGTCCTGGTCGGTGTCGCCGTGGTGCTGCTGCGACGCTACGACGATCGTCCCGACGCCGGCGGTGACCCTGTGGACAAGTCGGCGCTGTGGACAACCGACGGTTCGGCGCCCGAGAGGGGATAG